GCGCGCGGTGCCGGTGCCCATCATCGCCATGCCCATCTCGCTCATCACGGTGCGCACGTCGGCGAAGTCGACGTTGATGACGCCGGGTCGGGTGATCAGGTCGGCGATGCCCTGCACGGCGCCCATCAGCACGTCGTTGGCGGCGCGGAAGGCGTTCACCAGCGACACCTCGCGGCCGAGCACGCTGAGCAGCTTCTCGTTCGGCACGGTGATCAGCGAGTCGACGAACTGGGTCAGCTCCTCCAGGCCCTTGTGCGCGACCTGCATGCGCCGGCGGCCCTCGAACGGGAACGGCCGGGTGACCACGGCGACGGTCAGGATGCCCATCTCCTTGGCGAGCTGCGCCACCACCGGCGCCGCGCCGGTGCCGGTGCCACCGCCCATGCCGCCGGTGATGAACACCATGTCGGCGCCCTTGAGCACCTCGGTGATCCGCTCGCGGTCCTCGAGCGCGGCCTGGCGGCCGACCTCGGGGTTGGCGCCGGCGCCCAGGCCCTTGGTGACGTTCGGGCCGAGCTGGAGCTGCACCTGCGCGCCGGTGCGCTTGAGCGCCTGGGCATCTGTGTTCATGGCGACGAACTCGACGCCCTCGACGTGGGCCTCGACCATGTGCGCGATGGCGTTGCCGCCGCCGCCGCCGATGCCGACCACCTTGATCGCGGCGTTGGCGCCGTCGCTGTCGATCAACTCGAACATGTTTGCGGTTTCCGTCTTCACTGCGACTCTCCTGCTTGTGTGTTGCTGGTCCTGCCCGTTGCGGCGGCCGGGGCCGCCGTTCCCTGGCAGCCTTGCGGCCGCCTCTTGTGCCTGCCGGCGGCCGCGTGGCCGCCGTTCGGAAGGCCGCCACCGCCCGCGGGCGGCGGCACGCCTGCCTAGAACTGCTTGCGGAACCAGCCGACCAGCCGGTTCCACGGGGAATCCGCGCTGCCCAGGGCGATCCGCCCGCGGCCGCGTCCGAAATGGCGCGCGCCGAAGCGCAGCAGCCCGACCCCGGTGGCGTGCACCGGGTTGTTGACGACCTCGCCCAGGCCCTCGACGCCGGCCGGCTGGCCGACCCGCACCGGCATCTGGAACAGCTCCTCGGCCAGCTCGACCACGCCCTCCATGCAAGCCGCGCCGCCGGTCAGCACGACGCCGGCGGCGACCAGGCTCTCGTAGCCGCTGCGCCGGATCTCGCCCTGCACCATCGAGAAGATCTCCTCGTAGCGGCTCTGCACGACCTGGGCGAGCATCTGCCGGGCGAGCCGGCGCGGCGGCCGGTCGCCGACGCTGGGCACCTGGATGGTCTCCTCGGCACCGGCGAGCTGGGTCAGCGCGCAGGCGTAGCGGACCTTGATCTCCTCGGCGTACTGGGTGGGCGTGCGGAACGCCTGGGCGATGTCGTTGGTGACCAGGTCGCCGGCGATCGGCAGCGAGGCGGTGTGGCGGATCGCGCCCTGGGTGTAGATGGCAAGGTCGGTGGTGCCGGCGCCGATGTCGACCAGGCAGACGCCCAGCTCCTTCTCGTCCGGGGTCAGCACGGCGTCGGCGCTGGCCAGCGGCGCGAGGATCAACTCGTCGATCGCCAGGCCGCAGCGGTTCACGCACTTGCTGAGGTTCTGCCGCGCCGACAGCGCGCAGGTGATCAGGTGGGCGCGGGTCTCCAGGCGAACGCCGGACATGCCGACCGGATCGCGGATGCCTTCCTGCTCGTCGATCGCGAATTCCTGGGGCAACACGTGCAGCACGCTCTGGTCGGCGGGCACCGCCACCGCGCGCGCGGCGTCCATCACCCGCTCGACGTCGCCAGGGGTGACCTCCTTGTCGCGGATCGCCACCACGCCCGGCGAGTTGCGGCTCTGCACGTGGCTGCCGGAGATCGAGGCGAACACCGAGCGGATCTCGCAGCCGGCCATCAGCTCGGCCTCCTCGATGGCGCGCTGGATCGACTGCACGGTCGACTCGATGTCGACCACCACGCCGCGCTTGAGGCCCTTCGACGGGTGCGAGCCGACGCCGATCACCTCGATCGCCTCGCCGGGCTGGTGTTCGGCGACGATCGCCACCACCTTGGAGGTGCCGATGTCCAGGCCGACCAGCAGCGCCTTGTCGGACTTGCCCTTCATGTTCATGCGTTGTCGCCCTGTTCGCGGGCGGGCGCCGCGGCGCCCGCCGGGGGAATGGCAGCGCCGTCGCCGGCGGCCGGTCGCGGCTCGCCCCAGGCCAGGGCGTAGCCGTTCGGATAGCGCAGGTCGGCGCGCACCAGCGGCCGTTCGGGCTGCGCGCGCAGCAGGCCAGGGGCGGTGGCCGCGAAGCGCGCCAGCCGCTGTTCGGCCTGGTCGCGGCCCAGCAGCAGCACGGTGCCGCCGGCCAGCTCGATGCTCCAGCTGCCGCGTTCGCTCAACCGGGTGTGCGACAACGCCAGCCCGGTGCCGGACAGGATCGCCTGGGCCCTGGCGTTGAAGTTGGCAACCTCGGCGACCCGCTCCTGCGGGCCGTGCAGGCGCGGCAGTCCGGCGATGTCCTCGATGCCGGGGACCTCGAACATCTGCCCGCCGCGCGACACCAGGGCGTCGTCGTTCCAGACCGCATAGGGCTGGTACTCGAGCAGGCGGACCACCACCGTGTCCGGCCAGCGCTTGCGCACCTCGACCGCCTCCACCCAGGGCAGCGCCGCCAGGTCGCGACGCAGCTCGACCAGCGAGAGCGCGAAGAAACCCCGTCCGGCATGGCGGGCGACCGCGTCCCGCACCGCCTCGGGCTCGACGTGGCGGTGCTCGGCGACCAGGTCCAGGTTGCGCAGCGGCCAGCGGTCGGAGGCGAACGAGCCGTTCAGCAGACCGACCACCGGCAACGCCAGCAGGCCCAGCGCGACGCACCAGGCCAGCAGCCGGATCCAGGCGCTGGCGTTCATCGGCGCTCTCCCGGCAGGCTGGTTTCCAGCACGCGCCAGCACAGTGCGTCGAAGTCCATGCCGGCGACCCCGGCCGCCTTCGGCACCAGCGAATGGCTGGTCATGCCCGGCGCGGTGTTGACCTCCAGCAGCCAGTTGCCGCCGCCGCGGTCGCGCATCACGTCGACCCGGCCCCAGCCGGTCACCGCCAGGGCCCGGAACGCCGCCAGGGCCAGCGCCCGCAGGTCGGCCTCGGCGGCGCCCTCAAGGCCGGGGCACACGTAGGTGGTGTCCTCGGCCACGTACTTGGCGTGGTAGTCGTAGAAGGCGCCGGCCGGCACGATACGGATGCTGGGCAGGGCGACGTCGTCGAGGATGGCGACGGTCAGCTCGTCGCCCTCGATCAGGCGCTCGACCAGCAGTTCGCCGTCGTAGCGGGCGGCCAGCGCCACCGCCCGGTCGAGGTCGGCTTCGGCATGGACGCGGGTGACGCCGACGCTCGATCCCTCATGGGCGGGCTTGACGATCACCGGCAGGCCGAGCGCGCGCACTGCCGCCAGCACGTCGTCGCCGGGACGCACCGCACGATAGGCCGGCGTCGGAAGCCCGATCGCCTGCCAGACCTGCTTGCTGCGCACCTTGTCCATGCTCAGCGCCGAGCCGAGCACGCTGGCGCCGGTGCACGGCACGCCCAGCGCCTCCAGCAATCCCTGCAGCACGCCATCCTCGCCGCCACCGCGGGTACCGTGCAGGATATTGAAGACGCGATCGACGCGGCCGGCGGCGATCGCCTCGACCAGGGCCGGGATGCCGTCGACCGCGAACGCCTCGATGCCGCTGCGCTGCAGGGACGCCAGCACGTTGGCGCCGGAATCCAGCGACACCTCGCGCTCGCTGCTGGTGCCGCCGAGCAGCACGGCGACGCGTCCGAAGGCGCGCGGGTCAGTGATGCGGCTCATGGCGCGTCCTTGGCGGCAAGCAGTCGGGCGGACGCCTGGCCGATGTCGCCAGCGCCCATCAGCAGGACCAGGTCGCCGTCCTGCAGCAGCGGCGGCAGCGCCGCCGCCAGCTCGCGCGGCGAGTCCACCAGCACCGGGTCGACCTTGCCGCGGGCGCGGATGGCGCGCGCCAGCGCGCGCGCGTCGGCGCCGGGGATCGGCGCCTCGCCGGCGGCATAGACCTCGGTCAGCACCAGCGCGTCGACATCGGCGAGCACGCGCGCGAAGTCGTCCAGCAGGTCGCGGGTGCGGCTGTAGCGGTGCGGCTGGAAGACCACCACCAGGCGGCGCTCCGGCCAGCCGCCGCGCGCGGCGTGGAACACCGCGGCCAGCTCGCTGGGATGATGGCCATAGTCGTCGACCAGCAGCACCCGGCGACCGCCGACGGCGACCTCGCCGTGCAGGTTGAAGCGTCGGCCGATGCCGGCGAAGCGCGACAGCGCCGTGGCGATGTGGTCGGCGTCGACGCCCAGTTGCCAGCCGACCGCGGCGGCCGCCAGGGCGTTCAGCACGTTGTGGCGGCCGGGCAGGTTGAGCTGCACCGGCAGCGGCGGTGCCTGCGGCAACTGCAGGTCGAAGTGCATCTGCATGCCGCGCTGGACGAGGCCGGTGGCGCGCACGTCGGCGGACTCCGACAGGCCGTAGGACATCACCGTCCGGGGCGCCTGCTCGGCCAGCCGGGCGACTTCCGGATCGTCCACGCAGAGCACCGCCAGGCCGTAGAACGGCAGCCGGTGCAGGAAATCGGAGAACGCCTGGCGAAGATGGTCGAAATCGCCGCCGTAGTGTTCGAGGTGGTCGGCGTCGATGTTGGTGACCACCGCGATCATCGGCGTCAGCAGCAGGAAGGAGCCGTCGCTCTCGTCGGCCTCGGCGACCAGGAAGCTGCCGCTGCCCAGGCGTGCGTTGGCGCCGGCGCTGAGCAACTGGCCGCCGATCACGAAGGTCGGGTCCAGGCCGCCCTCGGCCAGCACGCTGGCGACCAGGCTGGTGGTGGTGGTCTTGCCGTGGGTGCCGGCCACGGCGATGCCGCGCCGGAAGCGCATCAGCTCGCCGAGCATCTCGGCGCGCGGCACCACCGGCACGCGCTGCGCGCGCGCCCAGGCCAGCTCCGGGTTGTCGGCGGCGATCGCGCTGGAGACGACGACGACGTCGGCGCCCTGGGCGTGCTCGGCGCGATGACCGGTGTGCACGGTGATGCCCAGGCCCGCCAGGCGCGCACAGGCGCCGCCTCCATGCAGGTCGGAGCCGCTGACCGTGTAGCCCAGGGTGTGCAGGACCTCGGCGATGCCGCTCATGCCGACACCGCCGATGCCGACGAAGTGCACGTGGCTGAAGGCGCGGATGGTGCCGCCGCGATCCGCGAAGCGCTGCACGGTCATCGGGCCACCTCCAGGCAGGCGTCGGCGACCGCCTCGGCGGCATCCGGCCGGGCCAGGCCACGCGCCGCAACCGCCATCGCCAGCAACCGGACGCGGTCGCCGGCCAGCGCCGCGACCCGCGCGGCCAGCGCGGGCGGATCGAGGCGCGCCTGCGGCAGCAACTCGGCGGCACCGGCCTCGACCAGGGCGGCGGCATTGCGGGTCTGGTGGTCGTCGACCGCGTGCGGGTAAGGCACCAGGAGCGCGCCGACACCGGCGGCGCACAGCTCGGCCAGGGTCAGGGCGCCAGCACGGCACAGGACCAGGTCGGCCCAGCCGTAGGCAGCGGCCATGTCGGCGATGAACGGCTCGACCGTCGCCTCGACACCCGCTGCCGCGTAGGCCGACCGGGTGCCGTCCTCATGGCCGCGGCCGCACTGGTGGCGAACCAGCGGTCGCGCGGCCGGCGCCAGCCGGGCCAGTGCCGACGGCACCGCGGCATTGAGTGCGCCAGCACCGAGCGAGCCGCCAAGCACCAGCACGCGCAGGGGACCGCCGCGCCCGGCCAGGCGGGCCTGCGGCGCCGGCAGGGCGGCGATCTCCGGCCGCACCGGATTGCCGACCCACTGGCCGCCGCCGATGGCCTCCGGGAAGCCGGTCAGGACCCGCGCCGACCACTGGGCCAGCTTGCGGTTGGTCCAACCTGGCACGGCGTTCTGCTCGTGGACCAGCAGCGGCACGCGGCGCAGGTGCGCGGCCAGGCCGCCGGGGCCCGCCGCATAACCGCCGAAGCTGATCGCCGCGCGCGGGCGCAGCCGGCCGAACAGGCGCAGGGTGCGCGCCAGCGCCCGCAGCAGGCGCAGCGGCGCCAGCAGCAGGGTCGCCCTGGACTTGCCGCGCAACCCGCCGATCGGCACCGTGTGCAGCTCGATGCCGGCCGCCGGCACCAGGCGCGTCTCCATGCCGCCCTCGGCGCCCAGCCAGGCCACTGGCACGCCGCGCCGGACCAGCGCCTGCGCCACGGCCAGCCCCGGGAAGATGTGACCGCCCGTGCCGCCGGCCATGATCAGGACCGGGCGGCTCATGCCGGCAGCCCCAGCGAGGGTTCCAGCCGCCGGCGTCCGGGAACCGCCGGGATGCCGCCGATGCCGGCAACCGGCGGCAACGACGGCGCGACGGCCTGGTCGTCCTCGTCTTCGGGCCGGTCCGCGGCGGCCGCGGCGCCCCGCCGCTCGGCCTGGTCCAGTTCCCGGGCGCAGCGCAGGGCCAGGCCGAGGGCGGCGCAGGTCATCAGCAGGCTGGACCCGCCCGAGGAGATCAACGGCAGGGTCAGGCCCTTGGTCGGCAGCACGCCCATGTTCACGCCGACCGAGACCAGCGCCTGGGCGCCCAGCCAGAGGGCGACGCCGAATGCGCAGTGGCCGGCGAAGCGCAGGCCATGCTGCTGACAGCGGAAGCCGATCAGCAGCAGGCGCGCGGTCAGCCATGCGAACAGCGCCAGTACCAGCAGAACGCCGGCCAGGCCCAGCTCCTCGGCCAGCACCGCCAGGATGAAATCGGTGTGCGCCTCGGGCAGGTAGAACAGCTTCTGCACGCTGCCGCCCAGGCCGACCCCGAACCACTCGCCGCGGCCGATCGCGATCAGCGCCTGGGTCAGCTGGAAGCCATCGGCGAACGGGTCCTGCCAGGGATCCAGGAAGCTGTACAGGCGCTTGAGCCGGTACGACTCCGAGAACGCCGCCCAGACCAGCGCCGGCAGCAGGCCGGCCGCAAGCAGGGCCAGGCTGGAGAAGCGCGCGCCGCCCAGCCAGACCATGCCGACGGTCACCACCACGATCAGCACGGCGCTGCCGAAATCGGGCTGGACCATCAGCAGCGCCAGCAGGCAGCCGACCGCGAGGATCGGCCGGATCGCGCCGAGCACGGTCAGGCTGACGCTGTGCGACTGTCGCACCAGGTAGCCGGCCAGGTACAGGATCAGGAACAGCTTGACTGCCTCGACCGCCTGGAAATTGGTGATCCCCAGGCGGATCCAGCGGGTCGCACCATTGACGGTGTGACCTACACCCGGCACCAGGACCAGCACCAGCAGGGCCAGGCTGAGCCACAGCCAGCCCTGGCCGATCCGCTCCAGGCGCTCCAGCGGCCAGTGCGAGAGCACCAGCAGCACGGGCAGGCCGAGGGCGAGGAACATCAGGTGGCGGTTGAGGTAGTACCACGGGTTGCCGGCCTGCGCTTCGGCCACTGCGACCGAGCTGGAGGCGACCATCACCACGCCCAGCGCGACCAGCAGCAGGACCGGCAGCAGCAGCAGCCAGTCGATCCGGCCCTGCAGTTCGTCGTGGCGGCGGGCGTGGGCCATCAGCGGACCTTCAGCGTCGCCAGGCCGACCAGCACCAGCATCACCGAGATGATCCAGAAGCGCACGATCACGCGCGGCTCCGGCCAGCCCTTGAGTTCGAAGTGGTGGTGGATCGGCGCCATCCGGAAGATGCGCCGGCCGGTCAGCTTGTAGCTGGCCACCTGCAGCATCACCGAGACCGTCTCAAGGACGAACAGGCCGCCCATGACGATGAACACGATTTCCTGGCGGACGATCACGGCGATGGTGGCCAGCGCGGCGCCCACCGCCAGCGCGCCGATGTCGCCCATGAACACCATTGCCGGGTAGGTGTTGAACCAGAGAAAGCCCAGGCCTGCGCCGGCCAGCGCCGCCAGGAACACGGTCAGCTCGCCGGCGCCGGGGATGTGCGGGATCTGCAGGTAGCTCGAGAACACCGCATGGCCGGCCGCGTAGGCGAACACGCCGAGCGCGCAGGCGACCAGCACCGAGGGCATGATCGCCAGGCCGTCCAGTCCATCGGTCAGGTTCACCGCGTTCGAGAACCCGACGATCATGAAGTAGGCGATGACCACGAACAGGACGCCCAGCGGCAGCGCCACGGTCTTGAACAGCGGCACGTAGAGCTGCGTGTTGGCCGGCACGTCGGCGCTGAGGTACAGGGCCAGCGCCGCAGCCAGGCCGAACACGGTCTGCAGCAGGTACTTCCAGCGCGCCGGCAGGCCCTTGCTGTTCTTGAGGACAAGCTTCCGGTAGTCGTCCAGCCAGCCGATGAAGCCGAACGCCACGGTCACCGCCAGCACGATCCAAACGTAACGGTTGGTCAGGTTCGACCAGAGCAGGGTCGAGGCGACCAGGGCCAGCAGGATCAGGGCACCGCCCATGGTCGGCGTGCCGGCCTTGGCGAGGTGGGTCTGCGGGCCGTCGCTGCGGATCGGCTGGCCGCCGCCCTGGCGCGACTGCAGCGCGCGGATCACCCGCGGCCCCAGCCACAGCGACAGCGCAAGCGCGGTCAGGGCGCTCATGATCGCCCGGAAGGTCAGGTAGCCGAACACGTTGAGGGCGCCGAACTGGTCCTGCAGCAGGCGCGCGAGTTCAAGCAGCATCGGAATCTCCCCGCAGGGCCGCGACGACCCGCTCCATGCCCGCAGAGCGCGAGCCCTTGACCAGGCAGACCACGCCCGCGTGCAGTGCCGCCTGCAGCGAGGCGACCAGCGCCTCCAGCGTCTCGTGATGGCGGCCACCGGCGCCGAACGCGGCGCTCGCCTCGCGGCTGAGTTCGCCGACCGTGTCCAGCCGGGCCAGGCCGGCCTGGCGGGCGTGCCGGCCGATCTGCGCGTGCAGCGACGGCGCGTCGGCGCCAAGCTCGCCCATGTCGCCCAGCACCAGCCAGTGCTCGCCGGGCAGGCCGGCCAGGGTGTCGATGGCGGCAGCCACCGAGGCCGGGTTGGCGTTGTAGGTGTCGTCGACCAGGGCGTGACCGCCCGGCTGGCGGAGCAGGCGCAGGCGGCCGGCTACGCCGCTGGCCGCGGCCAGGCCATCGCGGATCGCCGCGAACGGCACCTCCAGCGCGCAGGCGATGGCGGCGGCGGCCAGGGCGTTCATCAGGTTGTGGCGGCCCGGCAGGGGCAGTTCGACCTCGCCCTCGCCGGCCGGACAGCGCAACCGGAACCGGCAGCGCTCGCCCAGCTCGATGGCGTCGGCCCCCACGTCGGCATCGTTCTGCAGGCCGAAGCGCAGCAGCCGGCGCGACGCCACCTGGCGCTCGAAGCGGCTGGCGTAGGCGTCGTCGGCGTTGATCACCGCCACGCCCTCGGCGGGCAGCGCCGCGTACAGCGCACCCTTGGTCTCGGCGACGCCGTCCAGCGAGCCCAGGCGCTCGAGATGGGCGGGGCCGACGTTGTTGACCAGGCCGATCGCCGGCTGGGCGATGGCGGCCAGGTAGGCGATGTCGCCGGGCTTGCCGGCGCCCATCTCGAACACCGCGTAGTCGTGGCCGGCATCGAGTTCGAGCACCGCCAGCGGCAGGCCGACCTCGTTGTTGCGGTTGCCGGGATTGGCGTGGCAGCGCCCGACCCGGGACAGGATCGCGGCGACCAGGGTCTTGACCGTGGTCTTGCCGTTGCTGCCGGTGATGCCGACCACCCGCGCCGGCATCCGCTCGCGATGCCGGCGCGCCAGCTCGCCCAGGGCGAGCAGCGGATCGGCGACCACCAGCTGCGGCAAAGGCATACCGGCATCGGCGGTGGCCACCAGGGCGCCGGCCGCACCTGCGGCTGCAGCCTGCGGCAGCAAGGCGTGGCCGTCGACGCGCTCGCCGCGCAAGGCGACGTAGAGCATGCCCGGCCGGAGCGTGCGGGTGTCGTGGCCGACGCCGTTCACCACGGCATCGGCGCCGGCAAGGCGACCGCCCAGCCAGAGCGCCAGCTCGGACAGGCGCGCGCTCAGCATGGCCAGGCCTCCAGGGCCGACCGCGCGTGGGCGGCGTCGTCGAACGGGCGGCGCTCGCCGTTGACCTCCTGCCAGGCCTCGTGACCCTTGCCGGCGACCAGGACGATGTCGCCCGGACGGGCGTCGGCGACTGCGGTGGCGATCGCCCGGGCGCGGTCGCGCTCGACGCGCACGTCGCCGGGGCGGCCGAAGCCGGCGAGGATCTGGGCGACGATGGCGTCGCCGGACTCCCGGCGGGGATTGTCGTCGGTGACCACCACCCGGTCGGCGAGCGACTGGGCGATCGCGGCCATCTGCGGGCGCTTGCCGGCGTCGCGTTCGCCGCCGCAGCCGAACACGCAATGCAGGCGGCCCTCGACGTGCCCGCGCAGCGAGCGCAGGGCCTGTTCGAGGGCATCGGGGCTGTGCGCGTAATCGACCACCACCAGCGGCCGCTCGCCGCCGCCGTAGTGGTTCATCCGGCCCGGCACGCTGACCAGGCCGGACACTGCCTGGGCGACCTGGTCGACCGGCCACCCGAACGCATGCAAGGTGCCGGCGACGCCCAGCAGGTTGGCGACGTTGAACCGGCCGAGCAGGGCGGCGTGGACATCGGCCTCGCCATCGGGCAGGTGCAGGCGGAAGGACAGGCCGGACATGTCGGCCTGCACGGCCGAGGCCCGGCATTCGGGTGGCGTGCCGCCGGCGCGATCGCCGCGGCCGCAACGCAGCAGGCGGACGCCGGCCGGCAGACGTCCGGCGAGCTCGCGCCCGAACGCGTCGTCGACGTTGATCACCGCCGCCGACAACCCCGGCCAGTCGAACAGTCGCGCCTTGGCGGCGCCATAGGCCGCCATGCTGCCGTGGTAGTCCAGGTGGTCGCGGCTGAGGTTGGTGAACACCGCGACCGCGAAGCGCACCCGGTCGACCCGGCCCTGGTCGAGCGCGTGGCTGGACACCTCCATCGCGACGTGGCTGATGCCCTCGTCCAGGAATCTGCGCAGCAGGGCGTGCACGGCCAGCACGTCCGGGGTGGTGCGTTCGCCCGCGTCCAGCTGCCCGGGGCGCCCGGCCCCCAGGGTACCGATCGTCGCCACGTCGATGCCGGCGCCGGCCAGCGCCTGGGCGATCATGTGCACGCTCGAGGTCTTGCCGTTGGTGCCGGTGACGCCGACCACGCCGAGCTCGCCGGACGGTGCGCCATAGGCACGCTCGGCGATCAGGCCGAGGTGGTCGCGCAGCATCGGCACCGGCAGCGCCGGCAGGCCGGCCAGTGAGGACTCCAGGTCGGCCGGCACCGGCGGCTCGTAGAGCACGCAACTTGCGCCGCGCGCACGTGCCTGTTCCAGGTGGGCCAGGCCGTGCCCCCGGGCGCCAGCGACGGCGAAGAAGGCATCGCCGGGACCGACCTGGCGGCTGTCCAGGCGCAGGTCCGCCGGCACCAGGCCGGCCAGCGCCGGCGGCGGCTCGATCAGGCCGGCCAGCAGTTGCGCGAGCGGCGGCATCCGGTGGCTCATGGCGGGTTCGGCGCGGCGAGTTCGGCGAGCTCGCCGGGAATGTCCTGGATCGCCTCGGCGGCGTCGCCGTGCTCCAGGGGCGCGACGTCGATCGCCGCCAGCACGCGGTCCGGCGGCACGTCCAGCAGGCGCAGTGCGCCAGTCATGACGCGCCCGAACACCGGCGCCGCCACCAGGCCGCCGTAGTAGTCGCGGCCGCGCGGATCGTTGACCACGACGACGCCGACCAGGCGCGGGTTGCTGGCCGGAACCATGCCGGCGAACACGCTGACGTAGCGGCTCTCGTAGCCGCCGGCGGTCGCCCGCCGCGAGGTGCCGGTCTTGCCCGCCACGGTGTAGTTGGGCACCGCCGCCCGCGTGCCCGAGCCTTCCGGCTCGGTCACCGTCTGCAGCATCGCGACGATCCGTTCGGACATCGCCGCGTCGAATACCCGGCGCGCCTCGCGCCGGGTGCCCCTGACGAAGGTCGGCGGCTGCAGGACGCCGCGGTTGGCCAGCGCGGCATAGCCCTGCGCCACCTGCAGGGCGGAGGTCGAGATCGCGTAGCCGTAGGACATGGTGACCTTGTGCAAGGTGCCCCAGCGCTGCGGCGGCGGCAGCACGCCGCTGGCCTCGCCGGGGAAGCCCGAGCCGGTCACCTGGCCGATGCCGATGCGGTCGAACACGCTCCACAGTTGCTGGTTCTCCAGCTCGAGCGCGATCTTGGCGGCGGCCACGTTGCTCGACTTGGTCAGCATCCGGGTCAGGTCGGTCGGCCCGAAGTTGCGGATGTCGCGCACCGTGTGGTTGGCGACCCGCAGGCTGCCGCCATGGGTGTCGATCACCGATTCCGGGGTGAACCGGCCGCTCTCCAGCGCCGCGGCCACGGTGAAGGCCTTGATCACCGAGCCGGGCTCGAACAGGTCGGTGACCGCACGGTTGCGGCGCTGCGCCGGTTCTGCCGCGCCCCGGGCGTTGTTGTTGTAGGAAGGCTGGTTGACCATCGCCAGGATCTCGCCGGTCGGCGCGTCCAGGATCACCATCGAGCCGGAGCTGGCGTTCTTCTCCAGGAGGGTCGCGGTCAGCTCGCGATAGGCCAGGTACTGGATGCGGCGGTCGATGCTCAGCACCAGGTCGCGGCCCGGTTCCGGGGGCCGCACCAGCTCGACGTTCTCGACCACCCGGCCGCGCCGGTCGCGGATCACCCGCTGGCTGCCCGGCTTGCCGGCCAGCCAGTGGTCGAAGGCCAGCTCCAGCCCCTCCTGGCCCTGGTCGTCGATGTTGGTGTAGCCCAGCACGTGCGCCATCACCTCGCCGGCCGGGTAGTAGCGCCGGAACTCGCGCAGGCTGTTGACGCCGGGAATGTCCAGGGCCAGCACGCGCGATGCCTGCTCGGGATTGAGATGGCGGCGCAGGTAGTCGAATTCGCGGCGGTTGGCGGCGCGCTCGGCCAGGCGCTCGCGCAGCGCGACCGGATCCAGTCCGAGCGCCTGCGCCAGTTCCGGTATCCGCTCGGCGTTCTCCATCAGCACCGGCGGATTGGCCCACAGCGATTCCACCGGGGTCGACACCGCCAGCGGCTCGCCGTTCCGGTCGAGTACCTGTCCGCGCGAGGTCGGGATCGCGATCTCGCGAAGGAAGCGGGCGTCGCCCTGGCGCTGGTAGAAATCCTTGCGCACCACCTGCAGGTCGACCGCGCGAACGACCAGGGCGAAGGTGGCCAGCGTGAAGAGCCCGGCCACGACACCCAGGCGCAGGCGCAGGCTGTTGCGCGGCCGCCGCCTCATCGGCGCACCACGACGATCTGCGCCGGCTCGGGCCGCACCAGGCCGAGCTCCTCGCGGGCGACCCGCTCGACCCGGCTCATCTCCGCCCAGGTCGCCTGCTCCAGCTGCAGTCTTCCGTACTCGATATCCAGGGCGTCGCGCTCGGCGTTCAGGGCGCGCAGTTCGATGTAGCGCTGCCGGCCCTCGT
This genomic interval from Lysobacterales bacterium contains the following:
- the mraY gene encoding phospho-N-acetylmuramoyl-pentapeptide-transferase, with protein sequence MLLELARLLQDQFGALNVFGYLTFRAIMSALTALALSLWLGPRVIRALQSRQGGGQPIRSDGPQTHLAKAGTPTMGGALILLALVASTLLWSNLTNRYVWIVLAVTVAFGFIGWLDDYRKLVLKNSKGLPARWKYLLQTVFGLAAALALYLSADVPANTQLYVPLFKTVALPLGVLFVVIAYFMIVGFSNAVNLTDGLDGLAIMPSVLVACALGVFAYAAGHAVFSSYLQIPHIPGAGELTVFLAALAGAGLGFLWFNTYPAMVFMGDIGALAVGAALATIAVIVRQEIVFIVMGGLFVLETVSVMLQVASYKLTGRRIFRMAPIHHHFELKGWPEPRVIVRFWIISVMLVLVGLATLKVR
- a CDS encoding UDP-N-acetylmuramoyl-tripeptide--D-alanyl-D-alanine ligase codes for the protein MLSARLSELALWLGGRLAGADAVVNGVGHDTRTLRPGMLYVALRGERVDGHALLPQAAAAGAAGALVATADAGMPLPQLVVADPLLALGELARRHRERMPARVVGITGSNGKTTVKTLVAAILSRVGRCHANPGNRNNEVGLPLAVLELDAGHDYAVFEMGAGKPGDIAYLAAIAQPAIGLVNNVGPAHLERLGSLDGVAETKGALYAALPAEGVAVINADDAYASRFERQVASRRLLRFGLQNDADVGADAIELGERCRFRLRCPAGEGEVELPLPGRHNLMNALAAAAIACALEVPFAAIRDGLAAASGVAGRLRLLRQPGGHALVDDTYNANPASVAAAIDTLAGLPGEHWLVLGDMGELGADAPSLHAQIGRHARQAGLARLDTVGELSREASAAFGAGGRHHETLEALVASLQAALHAGVVCLVKGSRSAGMERVVAALRGDSDAA
- the ftsL gene encoding cell division protein FtsL, which produces MTIALVAAIASAIAVVHVRHEGRQRYIELRALNAERDALDIEYGRLQLEQATWAEMSRVERVAREELGLVRPEPAQIVVVRR
- the ftsW gene encoding putative lipid II flippase FtsW, which gives rise to MAHARRHDELQGRIDWLLLLPVLLLVALGVVMVASSSVAVAEAQAGNPWYYLNRHLMFLALGLPVLLVLSHWPLERLERIGQGWLWLSLALLVLVLVPGVGHTVNGATRWIRLGITNFQAVEAVKLFLILYLAGYLVRQSHSVSLTVLGAIRPILAVGCLLALLMVQPDFGSAVLIVVVTVGMVWLGGARFSSLALLAAGLLPALVWAAFSESYRLKRLYSFLDPWQDPFADGFQLTQALIAIGRGEWFGVGLGGSVQKLFYLPEAHTDFILAVLAEELGLAGVLLVLALFAWLTARLLLIGFRCQQHGLRFAGHCAFGVALWLGAQALVSVGVNMGVLPTKGLTLPLISSGGSSLLMTCAALGLALRCARELDQAERRGAAAAADRPEDEDDQAVAPSLPPVAGIGGIPAVPGRRRLEPSLGLPA